Proteins from a single region of Juglans microcarpa x Juglans regia isolate MS1-56 chromosome 5S, Jm3101_v1.0, whole genome shotgun sequence:
- the LOC121268455 gene encoding CASP-like protein 2B2: protein MSYLGVGVSPGNVPVYHVTNVRLVDRRVRVAELVLRCVICGLGVLAVVLVGTDTQVREIFSIRKKARFVDMKALVFLVIVNGIAAAYSLAQVLRCVVSMVRGNVLFSKPLAWAIFSVDQVMAYTTVSAVAAATQSATLAKWGQPELQWMKICNMYGKFCNQVGEGVASAILVSLSMVVLSCMSAFSLFRLYSGTKGRSRARW from the exons ATGAGTTACTTGGGTGTTGGCGTCAGTCCAGGGAATGTCCCAGTGTATCATGTAACAAATGTGAGGCTTGTTGATAGGAGGGTGCGGGTGGCAGAGTTGGTACTGAGGTGTGTGATTTGTGGTCTTGGAGTTCTTGCAGTTGTTCTTGTGGGGACTGATACCCAGGTCAGAGAAATCTTCTCTATTCGGAAGAAAGCTAGATTTGTAGACATGAAAGCTCTTGT GTTTTTGGTGATAGTCAATGGTATAGCTGCTGCCTACTCGTTGGCCCAGGTGCTGAGATGCGTTGTGAGCATGGTTAGAGGAAATGTGCTGTTCAGCAAGCCCTTGGCTTGGGCAATCTTCTCTGTTGATCAG GTAATGGCATACACGACCGTATCTGCAGTGGCCGCTGCTACACAATCTGCAACACTTGCAAAGTGGGGCCAGCCAGAACTGCAATGGATGAAGATATGCAATATGTATGGGAAGTTCTGTAACCAAGTGGGAGAGGGAGTAGCAAGTGCGATATTAGTTAGCCTGAGCATGGTGGTTCTGTCTTGTATGTCTGCTTTCAGTCTGTTCCGCTTGTACAGTGGCACCAAGGGCAGGAGCAGAGCAAGGTGGTAG
- the LOC121267057 gene encoding uncharacterized protein LOC121267057 — protein MSSSTREEQADSTAIHSSIALLQERFRKLQKVKEMREERELMRILAEPKQHMKNLNNVPSMHCDQSRSFFHSEFILPPPPGSPPQVPLPILPPSQSRQSGYSAGYSDGTGTLSMNSWPIDHIPSSAALTPSNKFKDSDSDTDVDTSLHL, from the coding sequence ATGAGCAGTAGTACTAGGGAAGAGCAGGCCGATTCCACCGCCATTCATTCCTCCATTGCTCTATTGCAGGAAAGGTTCAGAAAGCTGCAGAAAGTGAAGGAAatgagagaggaaagagagctCATGAGAATCCTCGCCGAACCAAAACAACACATGAAAAATCTCAACAACGTCCCCAGCATGCATTGTGACCAATCAAGGTCCTTTTTCCACTCCGAGTTTATCCTTCCACCACCACCAGGGTCGCCTCCCCAAGTTCCCCTCCCCATTTTGCCGCCATCTCAGAGCAGACAATCGGGCTACAGTGCTGGCTACAGCGACGGCACCGGCACACTCTCGATGAACTCGTGGCCTATAGATCATATACCCTCTTCGGCAGCGCTCACTCCTTCGAATAAATTCAAGGATTCCGATTCTGACACAGATGTTGATACTTCTCTTCATCTGTAA